One genomic window of Motacilla alba alba isolate MOTALB_02 chromosome 3, Motacilla_alba_V1.0_pri, whole genome shotgun sequence includes the following:
- the RRM2 gene encoding ribonucleoside-diphosphate reductase subunit M2 — protein MLSARAPLAARRDQPQVSPKKSQSPMKSLSPMKGLALSNKENTPPTLSSARVLASKTARKIFQEGDGNPVPRGAEEEEPLLRENPRRFVIFPIQYHDIWQMYKKAEASFWTAEEVDLSKDLQHWESLKPEEKYFISHVLAFFAASDGIVNENLVERFSQEVQITEARCFYGFQIAMENIHSEMYSLLIDTYIKDSKEREFLFNAIETLPCVKKKADWAMCWIGDKKATYGERVVAFAAVEGIFFSGSFASIFWLKKRGLMPGLTFSNELISRDEGLHCDFACLMFKHLIHKPSEERVKEIIMNAVLIEQEFLTEALPVKLIGMNCTLMKQYIEFVADRLMLELGFNKIYKAENPFDFMENISLEGKTNFFEKRVGEYQRMGVMSNPTDNSFTLDAEF, from the exons CCCCAGGTGTCGCCCAAGAAGAGCCAGTCTCCTATGAAGAGTCTGTCGCCCATGAAAGGATTGGCGCTGAGCAACAAGGAGAACACG CCCCCCACGCTCAGCAGCGCCCGTGTACTGGCCAGCAAGACGGCCCGCAAGATCTTCCAGGAGGGCGACGGCAATCCG GTGCCGCGGGGcgcggaggaggaggagccgcTGCTGCGGGAGAACCCCCGCCGCTTCGTCATCTTCCCCATCCAGTACCACGACATCTGGCAGATGTACAAGAAGGCCGAGGCCTCCTTCTGGACGGCCGAGGAG GTGGACCTTTCCAAAGACCTCCAGCACTGGGAGTCCCTGAAGCCTGAGGAGAAGTACTTCATTTCTCATGTCCTCGCCTTCTTTGCTGCCAGTGATGGCATTGTCAACGAGAACTTG GTGGAGCGGTTCAGTCAAGAAGTACAAATCACAGAAGCTCGTTGTTTCTATGGCTTCCAGATTGCCATGGAAAATATACATTCAGAAATGTACAGTCTTCTCATTGACACCTACATTAAGGATTCAAAGGAGAG GGAATTTCTTTTCAATGCTATTGAAACGTTGCCATGTGTTAAAAAGAAGGCAGATTGGGCCATGTGCTGGATTGGGGACAAGAAAGCAACATATG GAGAACGTGTAGTAGCCTTTGCAGCTGTGGAAGGAATCTTCTTTTCTGGCTCTTTTGCATCAATTTTTTGGCTGAAGAAAAGAGGATTAATGCCTGGACTCACTTTTTCTAATGAACTCATCAGTAGAGATGAG GGTTTGCACTGTGATTTTGCCTGCCTCATGTTCAAGCACTTGATACACAAACCATCAGAGGAGAGAGTAAAGGAAATCATCATGAATGCTGTTCTCATAGAACAG GAATTCTTGACGGAAGCACTGCCTGTGAAGCTGATTGGCATGAACTGCACTTTAATGAAACAGTACATCGAGTTTGTGGCAGACCGGCTTATGCTGGAACTGGGATTTAACAAG ATATACAAAGCAGAGAATCCTTTTGACTTCATGGAAAACATCTCTCTGGAAGGCAAGACAAATTTCTTTGAGAAGCGAGTAGGTGAATATCAGAGGATGGGAGTCATGTCAAATCCCACAGACAACTCTTTCACCCTGGATGCGGAGTTCTAA